A genome region from Actinopolymorpha sp. NPDC004070 includes the following:
- the fahA gene encoding fumarylacetoacetase, with protein sequence MATTGWVPVPEGSPFTVHNLPYGVFSLPDEEPRVGVAVGDHVLDLAPLAASEYADFAGVFTASSLNPFMALGARAWHAVRHWLTERLTDEAFRSLVEPELLPVDQVRLHLPFEVADYVDFYASEHHATRLGRLLRPNEPPLTPNWRHLPIGYHGRAGTVAVSGTPVTRPSGQHLAPGETAPSFGPSTRLDLEAEVGFVVGTPTAAGRRVSVDEVREYVFGVVLVNDWSARDLQAWEARPLGPFLGKSFRTSVSPWVVPLAALDAAAVAPPVQEPAPLPYLRGTHDFGLDLDLEVAINDQVVARPRYAHMYWTPAQMLAHLTSNGATLRTGDLLASGTVSGPGEGEYGCLMEATEGGAKPLTLADGSTRAFLEDGDVVTVRATAPAPDGGRLGFGAVTGQVRPAAP encoded by the coding sequence GTGGCCACGACGGGTTGGGTGCCCGTGCCCGAGGGTTCGCCGTTCACGGTGCACAACCTGCCGTACGGCGTCTTCTCACTCCCCGACGAGGAGCCGCGGGTAGGCGTGGCCGTCGGCGACCACGTTCTCGACCTCGCCCCGCTCGCGGCCAGCGAGTACGCCGACTTCGCCGGAGTGTTCACCGCTTCGTCGCTGAACCCGTTCATGGCGCTGGGCGCCCGGGCCTGGCACGCCGTTCGGCACTGGCTGACCGAACGCCTGACCGACGAGGCCTTCCGCTCCCTGGTCGAACCCGAGCTCCTCCCGGTGGACCAGGTGCGGCTCCACCTGCCGTTCGAGGTCGCGGACTACGTCGACTTCTACGCCTCCGAACACCACGCCACCCGCCTCGGCCGGCTGCTCCGCCCCAACGAGCCGCCGCTGACCCCCAACTGGCGGCATCTGCCGATCGGCTACCACGGCCGGGCCGGCACGGTCGCGGTCTCCGGCACGCCGGTGACCCGCCCCTCCGGACAGCACCTGGCACCGGGCGAGACGGCCCCGTCGTTCGGCCCCTCGACCCGGCTGGACCTCGAGGCGGAGGTGGGTTTCGTGGTCGGGACGCCCACAGCCGCGGGGCGGCGGGTGAGTGTGGACGAGGTACGCGAGTACGTCTTCGGCGTGGTCCTCGTCAACGACTGGTCGGCCCGTGACCTGCAGGCGTGGGAGGCCCGGCCGCTGGGACCGTTCCTGGGCAAGTCGTTTCGTACGTCCGTCTCGCCGTGGGTGGTCCCGCTGGCCGCGCTGGACGCCGCCGCGGTGGCGCCGCCGGTCCAGGAGCCGGCACCGCTGCCCTACCTGCGCGGCACGCACGACTTCGGCCTCGACCTCGACCTGGAGGTGGCGATCAACGACCAGGTGGTCGCCCGTCCCCGGTACGCCCACATGTACTGGACGCCCGCGCAGATGCTCGCCCACCTCACCTCCAACGGCGCGACGCTGCGCACCGGTGACCTGCTCGCCTCCGGGACGGTCTCCGGACCGGGCGAGGGCGAGTACGGCTGCCTGATGGAGGCGACCGAGGGCGGCGCGAAGCCGCTCACCCTGGCGGACGGGTCCACCCGGGCGTTTCTGGAGGACGGGGACGTGGTGACCGTCCGGGCCACCGCTCCGGCGCCGGACGGCGGACGGCTCGGCTTCGGGGCGGTCACCGGACAGGTCCGGCCGGCCGCCCCGTAG
- a CDS encoding MFS transporter, whose amino-acid sequence MTTSTARTSGWRGGRTHRLYSVVVFIVLASVDNVAAVLVPPLYSPIARELEVRESAVGLVTAVSFLVAAVAAVAWAYAGDRTRRKPMLMIGTLVWAAGTSGTALAGNYAAFFVAQMVAAVGLGAVASVGFSVVSDLIAPRRRGLVMSFWGLSQGLGTLVGTLLAGVLGAADWRRPFLVLTVIGLVAAVAYLFTYDIRRGQSEPELAAIFAEGGDYSHRISRADVPGILARRTNVWLVMQGFTAQFVFGSLVWLPRLFQAKAQAAGHSEEISIVIGSLFATLFQLGGVLSIVGGLVGDRLQRRTPRGRAMVAAIGILGGIPFYVVLFFLPLRLDVPDTAGTGTVVAAVLASVVTEPTVTVSFAMALIALALTSANSPNWFALLADVNPPEHRGTVYSAGNLVNGVGRALGNGLVGVSFRALAVGFPPPLNYAVGLAVFQLFFVPTGAMYWLASRTSPRDLAEVRETLRARVAAETGGAAGAGGAAGAGRTQDLPEQFGRDTRE is encoded by the coding sequence GTGACCACGAGCACGGCGCGAACCTCCGGCTGGCGTGGAGGCAGGACGCACCGCCTCTACAGCGTGGTCGTGTTCATCGTGCTTGCATCGGTCGACAACGTTGCGGCCGTCCTGGTGCCGCCGCTCTACAGCCCGATCGCCCGTGAGCTGGAGGTCCGGGAGAGCGCGGTGGGCCTGGTCACCGCGGTGAGCTTCCTCGTCGCCGCTGTCGCCGCCGTGGCCTGGGCGTACGCCGGCGACCGGACCCGCCGCAAGCCGATGCTGATGATCGGCACGCTGGTCTGGGCGGCCGGGACCAGCGGCACCGCGCTGGCCGGCAACTACGCGGCCTTCTTCGTCGCCCAGATGGTCGCCGCCGTCGGCCTCGGCGCGGTCGCCTCGGTCGGCTTCTCGGTGGTCAGCGACCTGATCGCGCCCAGACGCCGCGGCCTGGTGATGAGCTTCTGGGGCCTGTCGCAGGGTCTCGGCACCCTGGTGGGCACGCTGCTCGCCGGGGTGCTCGGAGCCGCGGACTGGCGCCGGCCGTTCCTGGTGCTCACCGTGATCGGGCTGGTCGCGGCGGTGGCGTACCTCTTCACGTACGACATCCGGCGCGGCCAGAGCGAGCCGGAGCTCGCGGCGATCTTCGCCGAGGGAGGCGACTACAGCCACCGGATCAGCCGGGCCGACGTGCCCGGCATCCTCGCCCGGCGGACCAACGTCTGGCTGGTGATGCAGGGCTTCACCGCGCAGTTCGTCTTCGGCTCGCTGGTGTGGCTGCCGCGGCTGTTCCAGGCCAAGGCGCAGGCGGCCGGGCACTCCGAGGAGATCTCCATCGTCATCGGCAGCCTGTTCGCCACGCTCTTCCAGCTCGGCGGCGTGCTCTCCATCGTAGGCGGCCTGGTCGGCGACCGGCTGCAGCGGCGCACCCCGCGCGGGCGGGCCATGGTCGCCGCGATCGGCATCCTCGGCGGCATCCCGTTCTACGTCGTGCTGTTCTTCCTGCCGCTGCGCCTCGACGTGCCCGACACCGCCGGTACGGGAACGGTCGTCGCGGCGGTCCTCGCCAGCGTGGTCACCGAGCCGACGGTGACGGTCAGCTTCGCGATGGCGTTGATCGCCCTCGCGCTGACGTCGGCCAACTCACCGAACTGGTTCGCGCTGCTGGCCGACGTCAACCCGCCCGAGCACCGCGGCACCGTCTACAGCGCGGGCAACCTCGTCAACGGCGTCGGGCGGGCGCTCGGCAACGGCCTGGTCGGGGTGAGCTTCCGGGCGCTGGCCGTGGGGTTCCCGCCGCCGCTGAACTACGCGGTCGGGCTGGCGGTGTTCCAGCTGTTCTTCGTACCCACCGGCGCGATGTACTGGCTGGCGTCGCGGACGTCCCCCCGTGACCTGGCGGAGGTACGCGAGACGCTGCGGGCCCGGGTCGCGGCCGAGACCGGCGGGGCGGCCGGAGCCGGAGGGGCCGCCGGCGCCGGTCGGACCCAGGACCTACCGGAGCAGTTCGGGCGAGACACCCGGGAGTGA
- a CDS encoding cupin domain-containing protein: MTYYRRVGEVPPKRHTQFRRPDGGLYREELMGEEGFTSDSSLLYHAGVPSAIVDSQVWELPDLATRANHPLTPRHLKLHGLFADLDWKSQDAVTGRRLLLGNADVRLSYVWAGEESPYYRNAIGDECVYVESGSARVETVFGVLEAGQGDYVLLPRATTHRWIPTGDTPLQAYCIEANSHISPPKRYLSRYGQFLEHSPYCERDLHGPDEPYVREGEDVEVLVKHRGHGPTGIVGTRMVYATHPFDVVGWDGCLYPYTFNVADFEPITGRVHQPPPVHQVFEGTNFVVCNFCPRKVDYHPLAIPVPYYHSNVDSDEVMFYCGGDYEARKGAGIGLGSISLHPGGYAHGPQPSAIEAALGAEYFDELAVMVDTFRPLELGEAGIASDDGVYAWTWAGRRGT, translated from the coding sequence ATGACGTACTACCGCAGGGTCGGCGAGGTCCCGCCCAAGCGGCACACGCAGTTCCGGCGCCCGGACGGCGGCCTCTACCGCGAGGAGCTGATGGGTGAGGAGGGCTTCACCTCCGACTCCTCGCTGCTCTACCACGCGGGAGTGCCGTCTGCGATCGTCGACTCCCAGGTGTGGGAGCTGCCCGACCTCGCCACCAGGGCCAACCACCCGCTGACGCCGCGGCACCTGAAGCTGCACGGGTTGTTCGCCGATCTGGACTGGAAGTCCCAGGACGCCGTCACCGGCCGCCGGCTGCTGCTCGGCAACGCCGACGTCCGGCTCTCCTACGTCTGGGCCGGTGAGGAGTCGCCCTACTACCGCAACGCCATCGGCGACGAGTGCGTGTACGTCGAGTCCGGCTCGGCGCGGGTGGAGACGGTGTTCGGCGTACTCGAGGCCGGGCAGGGCGACTACGTCCTGCTGCCGCGGGCGACCACGCACCGGTGGATCCCGACCGGTGACACCCCGCTGCAGGCGTACTGCATCGAGGCCAACTCCCACATCAGCCCGCCCAAGCGTTACCTGTCGCGGTACGGCCAGTTCCTGGAGCACTCGCCCTACTGCGAGCGCGACCTGCACGGACCCGACGAGCCGTACGTCCGCGAGGGCGAGGACGTCGAGGTGCTGGTGAAGCACCGCGGCCACGGGCCCACGGGCATCGTCGGCACCCGGATGGTCTACGCCACCCACCCGTTCGACGTGGTGGGCTGGGACGGCTGCCTATACCCCTACACGTTCAACGTCGCCGACTTCGAGCCGATCACCGGCCGGGTGCACCAGCCGCCGCCGGTGCACCAGGTCTTCGAGGGCACCAACTTCGTGGTCTGCAACTTCTGCCCCCGCAAGGTCGACTACCACCCGCTGGCGATCCCGGTGCCCTACTACCACTCCAACGTCGACAGCGACGAGGTGATGTTCTACTGCGGCGGCGACTACGAGGCGCGCAAGGGTGCGGGAATCGGTCTGGGGTCGATCTCCCTGCATCCCGGCGGGTACGCCCACGGGCCGCAGCCGAGTGCGATCGAGGCGGCGCTGGGTGCGGAGTACTTCGACGAGCTCGCGGTCATGGTCGACACGTTCCGCCCACTGGAGCTGGGCGAGGCCGGCATCGCCAGTGACGACGGGGTGTACGCCTGGACCTGGGCCGGTCGCCGCGGCACCTGA
- a CDS encoding acyltransferase has product MTAVTSTPIPAPISTQAAVHRAGRGPWQAFVRTVAARTPASRDRALDAYRALATLGVVTGHWLVGALVAQPDGTLRIASPLRDLGALAPASWVLQMLGLFFLVGGHSAVSSLARSAERGEPYATWLRRRFARLTRPVLAATALSAGCLAVLGAVGVPEGTLRTWVVLLVQPFWFVAVYAVLTVLTRCAVAADRRWGGWAALPLLGVVAAGDLARYGPWSDAMPGWIGMVNLVPGWLFAYQLGVSWGRGTFSAVPLGSKGASKNRLGRRAGWLLLVGGASLFALLLLVFHYPASMVGVPGAARSNAHPPSLLVPALAAFQSGAALLLHGPVSRLMRRPGLWAGVAAVNLAAMTIFCWHQVPILLVSLVGKTAIGAVPGLTTSPDQVSWVLARLAWLPVMAAVLVAVVAVTRRFEAPLGLRAPLARVGAAVVTAAAVGFFVTLY; this is encoded by the coding sequence ATGACCGCTGTGACGTCCACCCCGATCCCCGCTCCGATCTCCACCCAGGCTGCTGTGCACCGCGCCGGCCGCGGCCCGTGGCAGGCGTTCGTCCGGACCGTGGCCGCCCGTACGCCCGCGTCCCGTGACCGGGCACTGGACGCCTACCGCGCCCTCGCCACGCTCGGCGTGGTGACCGGCCACTGGCTGGTCGGTGCGCTGGTCGCCCAGCCCGACGGCACGCTGCGGATCGCCAGCCCGTTGCGCGACCTGGGCGCGCTGGCACCGGCCAGTTGGGTGCTGCAGATGCTGGGGCTGTTCTTCCTCGTCGGCGGGCACTCCGCCGTGTCGAGCCTGGCCCGGTCGGCCGAACGCGGCGAGCCGTACGCCACCTGGCTGCGCCGCCGGTTCGCCCGGCTCACCCGGCCGGTGCTCGCCGCCACCGCGCTGTCGGCCGGCTGCCTGGCCGTCCTCGGCGCTGTGGGCGTACCCGAGGGAACCCTGCGTACCTGGGTCGTCCTGCTGGTGCAGCCGTTCTGGTTCGTCGCGGTCTACGCGGTGCTGACGGTCCTCACCCGGTGCGCCGTGGCGGCCGACCGGCGGTGGGGCGGTTGGGCGGCGCTGCCGCTGCTGGGGGTCGTGGCGGCCGGTGACCTGGCGAGGTACGGCCCATGGAGCGACGCGATGCCCGGATGGATCGGGATGGTCAACCTGGTGCCGGGCTGGCTGTTTGCGTACCAGCTCGGCGTCTCCTGGGGCCGGGGGACGTTCTCGGCAGTGCCGCTCGGCAGCAAGGGTGCGTCGAAGAACCGGCTCGGGCGGCGGGCCGGGTGGCTCCTGCTGGTGGGCGGTGCGAGTCTGTTCGCCCTGCTGCTGTTGGTGTTCCACTACCCGGCCAGCATGGTCGGCGTGCCGGGTGCGGCCCGGTCCAACGCGCACCCCCCGTCGCTGCTGGTCCCCGCACTGGCCGCGTTCCAGTCCGGCGCGGCCCTGCTCCTGCACGGACCGGTCAGCCGGCTGATGCGCCGGCCCGGCCTGTGGGCGGGCGTCGCCGCGGTGAACCTGGCGGCGATGACCATCTTCTGCTGGCACCAGGTGCCGATACTGCTGGTGTCCCTCGTCGGCAAGACGGCGATCGGCGCGGTGCCGGGGTTGACCACCTCACCGGACCAGGTGTCGTGGGTGCTCGCCCGGCTGGCGTGGCTACCGGTGATGGCGGCGGTGCTGGTGGCGGTGGTCGCGGTGACGCGGAGGTTCGAGGCCCCGCTGGGCCTGCGGGCGCCGCTGGCGCGGGTGGGTGCGGCGGTGGTCACTGCCGCCGCCGTGGGCTTCTTCGTCACGCTGTACTGA